From Amphiura filiformis chromosome 20, Afil_fr2py, whole genome shotgun sequence, a single genomic window includes:
- the LOC140142089 gene encoding ubiquitin carboxyl-terminal hydrolase 8-like: MPAEAKEPMALYIAKSMSQLNEKVDLKMDKGSSVKAYCNTAAKMYKAAKEAQVKKDEERAYVLFMKFANLVQQIRKTKGYTAGDKEYLNSMMGANNVIGAVDTAEALSKSLGNRYSELKEAEEIKARLDQRDKEEEEAKNKSKDGALVNGVNGDANEDEEEKVIGQDGSITSEELYGLFQEENKTVLVLDTRTEEEFEDSHIVCRKCANIQTSAIKPGCTVAVIEKGLSTPAKSLFRERGFVDYIVMLDWESSLGDVMQHSTLGSLKDAIYKWDSTVTLKREPVVLNGGYERWILKYPMYSTNPKVFKPDKGKTENKYASLDFDYPTSLEDEEEPPKPKPAPAPAAARQGQQNGPVTAIAAAGGAAVAVATAKPTPSINRALKPGAAKSTSQIPSPTTNIPRAVPRAAASQVLPPSSINGGTTSPAGTAGMSHAKTLAGTGDARPAAAPAAAVARSFIPDRSVKPPSRTVVSSEMDLLPPSYEDVKEKDIEDADQERLMQEHKSKENAARLELERMRHGKAKAENEQLKKEKEEMERRLEEKIAALQVLQKQLQDQQAKQEDEKRQAEEKAKAEEERKIAQDAAKESPSESSAAAGSQDKTDKDASKPQASTAAAAAGPTKASPKKDATKPTPTTAQQPQPKTQPQQPSPQHQQSQKPKPAVTTAAKTTTLPPGWEKKLEPRSGRYFYVDHNNGKTQWEPPASGGAGRGERATGAGGAAAAAAAAVRPKDSSPKVSPQHTIKQDSPAHKPSTASTSADSLMTTKTRLKSSSEAEFSSGKPGLKRSFSSPNIAKMVMEEESRPVPAAPAAKPVFDRSNKPSERLTNIQHQVRPVTISRMRNLAPVYGSMGRSRTGLKNLGNTCFMNSVVQCLSATTLLAQYFINDNYVAHINRRNPLGRGGEVVEEFAVVIKALWSGQYRSISPRDLRDTVYKYVPEFRKHMGHHHDSQEFLLFLMDGLHEDVNQVTKREYIEEPDYAKMADEEASRISWANHKRFNRSVIVELFQGQFKSTIRCLTCHHQSVKFDSFTFLTLPIPSSGRTHLKDCLANFSKPEKMTGDDAVYCSRCKAKRNSVKTILLWKLPPVLLICLKRFYHEGMWRQKLQTMVEYPLSDMDMSSFTLGPRNRNPYNLFAVSNHTGTLDGGHYTAYCKNAVNKRWYKFDDHEVYDVSAGNIKSSAAYILFYTSIDLPPP; this comes from the exons ATGCCTGCTGAAGCCAAGGAACCGATGGCATTGTATATTGCCAAGTCCATGTCTCAACTCAACGAGAAAGTGGACCTCAAAATGGACAAAGGCTCATCAGTGAAAGC GTATTGTAACACAGCAGCCAAGATGTACAAGGCCGCCAAAGAAGCCCAGGTCAAAAAAGACGAAGAGCGAGCATATGTGCTGTTCATGAAATTTGCAAACTTGGTACAGCAGATACGTAAAACAAAAGGATACACAGCTGGAGACAAG GAATATTTGAACTCTATGATGGGAGCAAACAATGTGATTGGTGCAGTGGATACTGCAGAGGCACTATCCAAATCGTTGGGCAACAG GTACTCTGAGCTGAAGGAAGCAGAGGAGATCAAAGCCAGATTAGACCAGAGAGACAAAGAGGAGGAAGAAGCCAAGAACAAGAGCAAAGATGGTGCCTTGGTTAACGGAGTCAATGGAGATGCAAATGAAGATGAAGAGGAGAAAGTTATTG GTCAAGATGGCTCCATCACCTCTGAAGAGTTGTATGGTCTGTTCCAGGAAGAGAACAAAACTGTGTTGGTGCTCGACACCAGGACAGAAGAGGAGTTTGAAGACTCCCATATCGTCTGCAGGAAATGTGCAAATATACAGACAAGTGCTATCAAACCTGG GTGTACTGTTGCTGTAATTGAGAAAGGATTGAGTACACCAGCCAAGTCATTATTCCGAGAGAGAGGATTTGTAGATTATATTGTCATGTTGGATTGGGAGAGCTCTCTTGGAGACGTCATGCAGCACTCAACCCTGGGCAGTCTCAAAGATGCTATTTACAAG TGGGATTCAACAGTGACTTTGAAGCGTGAGCCAGTGGTACTGAATGGTGGCTATGAGAGGTGGATTCTTAAGTATCCAATGTACAGCACCAATCCAAAAGTGTTTAAGCCTGATAAAGGAAAGACAGAGAACAAATATGCATCAT TGGATTTTGACTATCCAACATCACTTGAAGATGAGGAAGAACCACCCAAACCTAAGCCTGCACCAGCGCCTGCTGCAGCCAGGCAAGGGCAACAGAATGGACCTGTTACAGCAATTGCAGCGGCTGGTGGCGCAGCAGTCGCTGTAGCTACAGCAAAGCCTACGCCAAGCATAAACAGGGCGCTAAAGCCAGGCGCTGCAAAATCCACATCTCAAATTCCATCGCCGACTACAAACATTCCTAGAGCTGTTCCGAGAGCAGCAGCAAGTCAGGTGTTGCCACCGTCATCTATAAATGGTGGTACAACCTCACCAGCAGGTACTGCAGGGATGTCGCATGCGAAGACACTAGCTGGCACCGGAGATGCAAGACCTGCTGCAGCACCTGCAGCAGCAGTGGCGAGATCATTCATACCAGATCGGTCTGTCAAACCTCCGAGCAGGACAGTGGTTTCCTCGGAGATGGACTTGCTTCCACCTTCTTATGAGGATGTCAAGGAGAAGGATATAGAAGATGCGGACCAGGAGAGACTGATGCAGGAGCATAAGAGCAAAGAGAATGCGGCTCGATTGGAGCTGGAGCGCATGAGGCACGGGAAAGCGAAAGCAGAGAATGAGCAGTTGAAGAAGGAGAAGGAAGAGATGGAGCGACGACTTGAGGAGAAGATTGCAGCTCTACAGGTTCTGCAG AAACAACTTCAAGATCAACAGGCCAAACAAGAAGATGAGAAAAGGCAAGCAGAGGAGAAAGCTAAAGCTGAAGAGGAGAGAAAGATAGCTCAAGATGCAGCCAAGGAATCTCCATCTGAATCTTCAGCTGCAGCTGGCAGTCAGGATAAGACTGATAAAG ATGCGTCAAAACCACAGGCAtccacagcagcagcagcagcaggacCTACTAAAGCATCTCCCAAAAAAGATGCCACAAAACCAACCCCAACCACAGCTCAGCAACCCCAGCCAAAGACACAACCACAACAACCAAGTCCTCAACACCAACAATCTCAGAAACCCAAACCAGCCGTGACAACAGCAGCCAAGACAACCACTCTCCCACCAGGGTGGGAGAAGAAGCTGGAACCCAGAAGTGGCCGGTATTTCTATGTGGATCATAACAATGGCAAGACCCAATGGGAGCCACCTGCTTCTGGAGGAGCTGGTAGAGGAGAACGGGCGACAGGTGCTGGGGGCGCTGCTGCTGCCGCCGCTGCAGCAGTAAGGCCTAAGGACAGTTCGCCAAAAGTGAGTCCACAGCATACGATCAAGCAAG ATTCACCAGCTCATAAACCCAGCACAGCAAGTACTTCTGCTGATAGCCTCATGACAACAAAGACACGGCTCAAGTCGAGCTCCGAGGCAGAGTTCAGCAGCGGTAAACCGGGTCTCAAGAGGTCATTCTCATCCCCAAACATTGCCAAGATGGTGATGGAGGAAGAGAGTAGGCCTGTTCCAGCGGCACCAGCAGCAAAACCTGTCTTTGACCGCTCCAATAAGCCATCTGAAAG GTTAACCAACATTCAACACCAAGTCAGACCAGTGACCATCAGTCGAATGAGGAACCTTGCACCTGTGTACGGAAGCATG GGTCGGAGTAGGACTGGACTCAAGAATCTGGGCAATACCTGCTTCATGAATTCTGTGGTGCAGTGTCTAAGCGCTACAACTCTATTGGCACaatacttcatcaatgacaattATGTAGCGCATATTAATCG ACGCAATCCCCTGGGCCGAGGTGGAGAAGTTGTGGAGGAGTTTGCCGTTGTCATCAAGGCGTTGTGGTCTGGCCAGTACCGTTCCATCTCACCAAGAGACCTACGTGATACTGTGTACAAGTATGTGCCGGAGTTCCGCAAGCATATGGGACACCACCATGACTCACAAGAATTCCTTCTATTCTTGATGGATGGACTCCATGAAGACGTCAACCAG GTGACCAAGAGAGAGTACATAGAGGAGCCAGACTATGCCAAGATGGCTGACGAGGAAGCTTCTAGGATATCGTGGGCCAATCACAAGCGCTTCAATCGATCCGTCATTGTGGAGCTGTTCCAAGGACAATTCAAGTCCACCATTCGATGTCTGACATGCCATCACCAGTCGGTCAAGTTTGACTCATTCACGTTCCTCACCTTGCCTATACCGTCGAGTGGACGAACGCATCTTAAG GATTGCCTGGCTAATTTCTCCAAACCAGAGAAAATGACAGGTGATGATGCTGTGTACTGCTCACGATGCAAGGCCAAGCGTAACTCTGTCAAGACAATTCTACTGTGGAAGCTGCCACCAGTGTTGCTCATATGTCTTAAGAG ATTTTACCATGAAGGAATGTGGAGACAGAAGCTTCAGACCATGGTGGAGTACCCGTTATCAGACATGGACATGTCGTCATTCACCTTGGGGCCTAGAAATCGAAACCCATACAACCTGTTTGCCGTCTCCAATCATACAGGCACTCTGGATGGTGGACATT ATACTGCATATTGTAAGAATGCAGTAAATAAACGCTGGTACAAATTTGATGACCATGAAGTGTATGATGTGTCTGCTGGCAATATTAAG AGTTCCGCTGCATACATATTATTCTACACCTCAATAGACTTACCTCCTCCATGA